A window of Candidatus Hydrogenedens sp. contains these coding sequences:
- a CDS encoding TrpB-like pyridoxal phosphate-dependent enzyme has translation MKDYYYNILLDPAKLPDAWYNINPDLPSPLPPPLHPATQQPINPSDLQAIFPNALIEQEVSTQQFISIPGAIMDIYRLWRPTPLRRAYRLEKALGTPAKIFYKNESVSPSGSHKLNTAVAQAYYNQQEGIHGLTTETGAGQWGTALSIACSMFDMTCIVYMVKISFQQKPYRRTLMQSYGGKVIASPSDTTDFGKEILKQYPDSTGSLGIAISEAIEVAVKSEGKMKYTLGSVLNHVLLHQTIIGEEAKLQMDSVGEYPDIVIGCVGGGSNFAGLAFPYVHDVLKKGKKIKFLAVEPAACPTMTRGLYAYDFGDTAGMTPLLKQYTLGHNFMPPGIHAGGLRYHGVAAQLAHLIRHDIVDPVAVLQNPVFEANMLFAKCEGIIPAPESGHAIRVAIDEALKCKETGESKTILFNLSGHGHFDMTAYEAYINKNLPDYELSEDILKSGFASIPKVE, from the coding sequence ATGAAAGATTACTACTACAACATACTTTTAGACCCTGCAAAACTTCCTGACGCATGGTATAACATAAACCCTGATTTACCTTCTCCCCTACCTCCTCCTCTTCATCCCGCAACACAACAACCTATTAATCCTTCGGATTTACAGGCTATTTTCCCAAATGCTTTGATAGAGCAGGAAGTTTCTACTCAACAATTTATTTCTATTCCTGGAGCCATAATGGACATTTATCGTTTATGGAGACCCACTCCGTTACGAAGAGCCTATCGTTTAGAAAAAGCATTAGGAACACCTGCAAAGATATTTTATAAAAATGAAAGTGTAAGTCCTTCGGGTAGTCATAAATTAAATACAGCCGTTGCTCAGGCTTATTATAATCAGCAAGAAGGAATTCATGGACTTACAACAGAAACAGGTGCTGGACAATGGGGAACTGCTTTATCTATCGCATGTAGCATGTTTGATATGACCTGTATCGTATATATGGTTAAGATTAGTTTCCAACAGAAACCTTATCGTAGAACATTAATGCAAAGTTATGGTGGAAAAGTTATTGCGAGTCCGAGTGACACAACTGACTTTGGAAAAGAAATTCTTAAACAGTATCCTGACAGTACTGGAAGTTTAGGGATTGCCATTTCTGAAGCAATAGAAGTAGCTGTAAAAAGCGAAGGGAAAATGAAATATACATTAGGAAGTGTTTTAAATCATGTTTTATTACATCAGACAATTATTGGTGAAGAAGCAAAACTTCAAATGGACAGTGTTGGAGAATATCCTGATATTGTTATAGGTTGTGTTGGTGGGGGTTCCAATTTTGCTGGACTTGCTTTTCCTTATGTACACGATGTATTGAAGAAAGGCAAAAAGATTAAATTCTTAGCTGTTGAACCTGCTGCATGCCCAACAATGACCCGTGGTCTTTATGCCTATGATTTTGGTGATACTGCCGGTATGACACCTCTATTAAAACAATACACATTGGGACATAATTTTATGCCACCCGGAATTCATGCAGGTGGATTAAGATATCATGGTGTGGCGGCACAACTTGCCCATCTAATACGCCATGATATTGTTGATCCTGTAGCAGTTCTTCAGAATCCTGTATTCGAAGCAAATATGCTATTCGCTAAATGTGAAGGTATTATTCCGGCTCCGGAAAGTGGGCATGCTATTCGCGTTGCCATTGATGAAGCTTTAAAATGCAAAGAAACAGGTGAAAGCAAGACCATTTTGTTTAATCTCAGTGGACATGGTCATTTTGATATGACTGCATACGAAGCCTATATAAATAAGAATCTGCCTGATTATGAACTGAGTGAGGATATATTAAAATCTGGTTTTGCAAGTATTCCAAAAGTAGAATAG
- a CDS encoding superoxide dismutase: protein MSISLPQLPFEPTALEPYISLETINYHYGKHHQAYVNNLNRLLENSPLKEKSLEEIIMNSEGPVFNNSAQVWNHTFYWNCLSPQKTEPSSALIQEIEKNFGTVEKMIQTLHQSAVSLFGSGWAWLVYDAGSLKITQTSNADLPMKYNQIALFTIDVWEHAYYIDVRNDRAKYVKNLLDNLINWVFVEENFIKAINQ, encoded by the coding sequence ATGAGTATATCACTTCCCCAACTTCCTTTTGAACCTACTGCATTAGAACCTTATATCAGTTTAGAAACCATTAATTACCATTATGGTAAGCATCATCAGGCTTATGTAAATAACCTAAACAGGTTATTAGAAAATTCCCCACTAAAAGAAAAAAGTTTAGAAGAAATTATTATGAATTCAGAGGGTCCTGTATTTAATAATTCAGCGCAGGTGTGGAATCATACATTTTATTGGAACTGTTTAAGCCCCCAAAAAACAGAACCAAGCAGTGCATTAATACAAGAAATTGAAAAAAATTTTGGGACTGTAGAAAAAATGATACAAACATTACATCAATCCGCTGTTTCCTTATTCGGTTCAGGTTGGGCATGGCTGGTGTATGATGCTGGTTCGTTAAAAATAACACAAACAAGCAATGCCGATTTACCCATGAAATATAATCAAATTGCCCTGTTTACAATAGATGTGTGGGAACATGCTTATTATATTGATGTGAGAAACGACAGAGCTAAATATGTCAAAAATCTTCTTGATAATTTAATTAATTGGGTATTTGTAGAAGAAAACTTTATAAAAGCGATAAATCAATAG
- a CDS encoding Tex-like N-terminal domain-containing protein translates to MLTQEQITKFTEKIRFNPQKIETLINLINKGNHLEYIYHYHRDEIGIDNWGFLVHIIDEYRKFSEIESKKESVLTQLEKNELLTDELKQIISDTSDTALLDDLLLPLKKKNRSRSQKPIQQGLQELADFIWQQLPVNQPIEVTAEAFVESSKLSITPQEAIEGALIILAERIEQDYKARTIVKEMFWKKGLLVSTSTKTAQSQKTQFEAFYNYSEPIRKISSIRFLQILRGMRLGFLKVSLEIDENEAIEELSKIYVKDSGSVFEPFIRLSIQDAFRKQLKTVCENRVFTELKDNIEQQFVSELRDDLIDILMFPPANLETVISIIPGIEEEWAVCVVDRDGNLLESSHISPMAPKNEIKEAQDIIKSYIERYKSRHIVIGNGAGVEEAVQFVGELASQYTNPRVRFVTFEQRFAQSFARSKIAEIDLPNLSEKIREAYYLARYFNSPLKELIKLNLLSLPEGILHREINERKFTAVAHQVIEHCINSIGIDINQASINELRHIAGLKHNIAENIVEYRTAKGGFKNRKELLEVPGINESVFQQCAGFLYIKNGDNPLDQTRIHPQWYEHIETTAQELNIEISSLFRSFRSARTLIRRLEEKKIFGKHTLKTILKELKSPARDPRGYFIFPRYTDGIYRVSDLKVGMQTEGIIKKILNNLIIVDIGIPIDAIIHLRNNPSLTKTLKRNLLDKRIGDFIKVNIESIDFDNQKVILIPYFPPKKEKKEEDKKERKEKSFSSQKQNTTKVTDSKESASSDKPKFERKFSKFQKPNVEKESKKSSSILENQLLNTQLADQLAILKDKLQS, encoded by the coding sequence ATGCTAACACAAGAACAAATTACCAAATTTACAGAAAAAATTCGTTTTAATCCTCAAAAAATTGAAACTCTTATAAACCTGATTAACAAAGGGAATCATTTAGAATATATATATCACTATCACCGAGATGAAATAGGGATAGACAATTGGGGATTCCTTGTCCATATTATTGATGAATATAGAAAGTTTTCAGAAATTGAAAGTAAGAAAGAGAGTGTATTAACACAATTAGAAAAGAATGAACTTTTAACTGATGAATTGAAGCAAATCATTTCTGATACATCCGATACAGCCTTATTAGATGATTTACTTCTCCCCTTAAAGAAAAAAAATCGCAGTCGCTCCCAAAAACCCATACAGCAGGGGTTGCAGGAATTAGCGGATTTTATATGGCAACAATTACCCGTAAATCAACCTATAGAAGTAACTGCGGAAGCATTTGTCGAATCATCAAAATTGTCTATTACTCCTCAGGAAGCAATTGAGGGTGCTTTAATTATTCTTGCGGAACGGATTGAACAAGATTACAAGGCAAGAACGATTGTTAAAGAAATGTTCTGGAAGAAAGGGCTTTTAGTTTCGACATCAACAAAAACAGCCCAAAGTCAGAAAACACAATTTGAAGCCTTCTATAATTATTCTGAGCCTATTCGTAAAATTAGTTCTATCCGTTTTCTTCAAATTTTAAGGGGAATGCGATTGGGCTTCTTAAAAGTTAGTCTTGAAATTGATGAAAACGAAGCCATTGAAGAATTATCCAAAATATATGTTAAAGATAGTGGGAGTGTGTTTGAACCTTTTATCCGTTTGAGCATTCAAGATGCCTTTCGTAAGCAATTAAAAACGGTTTGTGAGAATAGGGTTTTTACAGAATTAAAGGATAATATAGAACAACAATTCGTGTCTGAGTTACGCGATGATTTAATAGACATATTAATGTTTCCTCCGGCAAATCTGGAGACTGTCATATCTATTATTCCTGGAATTGAGGAAGAATGGGCAGTATGTGTTGTAGACCGCGATGGAAATTTGCTGGAATCTTCCCATATCTCTCCAATGGCTCCCAAAAATGAAATTAAAGAAGCACAGGATATTATCAAATCCTATATTGAAAGATATAAATCGAGACATATTGTAATAGGAAATGGAGCAGGTGTTGAAGAAGCCGTTCAATTCGTTGGAGAATTAGCCTCACAATATACAAACCCGCGTGTGCGTTTTGTAACATTTGAACAAAGATTTGCACAAAGTTTTGCTCGTTCCAAAATAGCAGAAATTGATTTGCCCAATCTTTCGGAAAAAATACGGGAAGCATATTATCTTGCACGCTATTTTAATTCTCCACTTAAAGAACTTATAAAGTTAAATCTTTTGAGTTTGCCTGAGGGTATCCTCCACCGGGAAATAAATGAGAGGAAGTTCACTGCAGTTGCCCATCAAGTAATAGAACATTGTATTAATAGTATCGGTATTGATATTAATCAAGCCAGTATTAATGAATTGCGGCATATCGCAGGGCTAAAACATAATATTGCAGAAAACATCGTTGAATATAGAACCGCCAAAGGAGGATTTAAAAACCGTAAAGAACTCCTTGAAGTCCCTGGTATAAATGAATCTGTATTTCAGCAATGTGCTGGTTTTCTTTATATAAAAAATGGAGATAATCCCTTAGACCAGACTCGTATACATCCTCAATGGTATGAACACATTGAAACTACAGCACAAGAATTGAATATTGAGATTTCCTCTTTATTCCGTTCTTTTAGAAGTGCACGAACATTAATAAGACGGCTTGAAGAAAAAAAGATATTCGGGAAACATACCCTAAAGACGATTTTAAAAGAGTTAAAGTCACCGGCTCGTGACCCAAGAGGATATTTTATATTCCCCAGGTATACTGATGGGATTTATCGTGTATCTGATTTGAAGGTAGGAATGCAGACAGAAGGGATTATTAAGAAAATTTTAAATAATTTGATTATTGTAGATATTGGAATTCCTATTGATGCAATTATTCATTTAAGAAACAACCCTTCTTTAACAAAAACACTAAAAAGAAACTTGCTGGATAAACGAATTGGAGATTTCATAAAGGTCAATATAGAATCCATAGATTTTGACAATCAAAAAGTAATTCTAATACCTTATTTTCCACCTAAAAAAGAGAAAAAAGAAGAGGATAAAAAAGAGAGAAAGGAAAAATCTTTTTCATCTCAAAAGCAAAATACTACAAAAGTAACCGATTCCAAAGAATCGGCAAGTAGTGACAAACCTAAGTTTGAAAGAAAGTTTTCAAAATTTCAAAAACCTAATGTAGAAAAAGAAAGTAAAAAATCGTCATCTATTTTAGAAAACCAATTGTTAAATACTCAGTTAGCAGACCAATTAGCAATACTCAAAGATAAATTACAATCTTGA
- a CDS encoding type II secretion system F family protein yields the protein MAVFSYVARDTKGTKQRGTINAESRQNALQQLQLRGLAVDKLVEEEKKILGFSLGGGAKLKRVKTADLLVFTRQLSTIVSAGLPLLQGLDILADQTEDPNFAVVIDSVAQDVEAGETFSDALRKYPRAFPDLYVSMVRAGEAGGDLDGVLMQLADYLEASEDLKRRIRSAMTYPVVAFSMIILIATGLIIFVVPQFAEIFGSFGKKLPAPTQFLINLSHALRTPYAWFIIIGSIVGIVAFLRIYSSTEIGRYNLDQIKLRLPVFGDLIRKVSISRFTRTLSTLIRSGVPILQALEIVERTAGNEVFARAVRQSGESVRNGEALSEPLGRSGVFPPMVTRMIAVGEKTGELESMLKKISDFYDSEVHAKVDGLTSLIEPLLIGLMGIVVGSIIVALFLPILQLSSLVQV from the coding sequence ATGGCTGTATTTAGTTATGTAGCAAGAGATACCAAAGGCACCAAGCAAAGAGGGACAATTAACGCAGAGAGTAGACAAAATGCCCTCCAACAACTTCAATTGAGGGGATTAGCCGTAGATAAGTTGGTTGAAGAGGAGAAAAAGATTTTGGGCTTTTCCTTAGGAGGTGGAGCCAAATTAAAAAGAGTAAAAACAGCAGACTTGCTTGTCTTTACCCGCCAATTATCTACAATTGTTAGTGCAGGATTACCTCTTTTGCAAGGGCTTGATATTTTAGCTGATCAAACAGAGGATCCGAATTTTGCAGTTGTTATAGATTCCGTTGCACAAGATGTGGAGGCAGGTGAAACATTTTCAGATGCTTTACGTAAATATCCCAGGGCTTTTCCAGATTTATATGTCAGTATGGTTCGCGCCGGTGAAGCAGGCGGAGATTTAGATGGTGTCTTGATGCAACTCGCAGATTATTTAGAAGCATCTGAAGATTTAAAACGGAGAATTCGTTCTGCAATGACATACCCTGTTGTTGCTTTTAGCATGATAATTTTAATAGCAACAGGATTGATTATTTTTGTTGTTCCTCAATTTGCAGAGATTTTCGGAAGTTTTGGTAAAAAATTACCTGCACCTACACAGTTTCTAATTAATTTAAGTCATGCATTAAGGACACCGTATGCATGGTTTATTATAATAGGTTCCATTGTTGGAATAGTTGCCTTCCTTCGTATTTACAGTTCAACTGAAATAGGGCGATACAATCTTGACCAGATAAAATTAAGATTACCTGTATTCGGAGATTTAATCCGAAAGGTATCCATAAGTCGATTTACAAGAACATTGAGTACCCTCATAAGAAGTGGTGTGCCTATTTTACAAGCATTGGAAATTGTAGAGAGGACAGCGGGAAATGAAGTATTTGCCCGTGCAGTTCGCCAGTCGGGTGAAAGTGTTCGAAATGGTGAAGCACTATCTGAACCTTTAGGTCGTTCAGGAGTTTTTCCTCCTATGGTAACTCGAATGATTGCTGTAGGCGAAAAAACGGGTGAGTTAGAGTCTATGTTAAAGAAAATATCTGACTTCTATGATTCAGAAGTTCATGCTAAAGTAGATGGGTTAACAAGTCTTATTGAACCCCTGCTTATTGGTTTGATGGGTATTGTAGTAGGTTCTATTATTGTTGCCCTGTTCTTACCGATTCTGCAGCTATCCAGCCTTGTTCAGGTATAA
- a CDS encoding NCS2 family permease — protein sequence MYPLLNRIFRLKEEETTIKKEIIGGITTFCTMSYIVFVQPAILSIAGMDYNSVILATCISSAIACFLMAFLANYPFALAPGMGENFLFTFTLCLGMKFTWQSSLAIVFISGLLFVFLSLFKTREKIIEIFPDCLKNAIPAGIGLLITFVGLQWAGLIVVNQGTMVSVGNLKTAIPLVTIFSLFIILFLQNIRFTGAILVGISFSSVAYLLLGIIPITKPEFHYSFSTFFQLDFYSLVDRWHDAIPAILIFFFLDLFDTVGTLVGVGTTAGFIKEGKLPRAGGAFLSDALATCIGALCGTSTVTSYVESASGVAVGARTGLASIITGICFFITIPLIPFLSILGYNAGPEYYEQIGMKGINFSMYPTVAPALIVIGFLMMGSVKRILWENISEGFPAFLTIIFMAFGYGITEGISISCISYVVIKCLLGKHREINIWMYPIAIAFLLRYIFLK from the coding sequence ATGTATCCTTTATTAAATCGTATATTTAGGTTAAAAGAGGAAGAAACAACCATAAAAAAAGAGATTATTGGTGGAATTACAACTTTTTGCACAATGAGTTATATCGTATTTGTTCAACCCGCAATATTATCAATTGCAGGAATGGACTATAATTCTGTTATCCTTGCTACCTGTATATCCTCCGCTATTGCCTGCTTTCTTATGGCGTTTTTGGCAAATTATCCATTCGCATTAGCACCAGGGATGGGAGAAAATTTCTTATTCACATTTACCTTGTGTCTTGGAATGAAATTTACATGGCAATCTTCTTTAGCAATTGTATTTATATCTGGTCTTTTGTTTGTTTTCCTATCGCTATTTAAAACAAGAGAAAAAATAATAGAAATCTTTCCAGATTGCTTAAAAAATGCTATACCCGCAGGTATTGGTCTATTAATTACATTTGTAGGATTACAATGGGCGGGACTCATTGTTGTAAATCAAGGAACAATGGTATCCGTCGGAAATTTAAAAACGGCTATACCATTAGTAACGATTTTTTCTTTATTTATAATTCTCTTTTTACAAAATATCCGATTTACAGGTGCTATATTAGTTGGAATATCCTTCTCATCGGTTGCTTATTTGTTGTTAGGTATTATTCCTATAACTAAACCCGAGTTTCATTACTCCTTTTCTACATTTTTTCAATTGGACTTTTATTCTTTAGTAGATAGATGGCATGATGCTATTCCGGCGATTTTGATTTTTTTCTTTCTTGATTTATTTGATACTGTAGGTACTTTGGTTGGTGTAGGAACTACAGCCGGTTTTATTAAAGAGGGAAAATTACCCAGAGCCGGTGGTGCCTTTCTATCAGATGCATTAGCAACATGTATTGGAGCACTATGTGGAACATCAACAGTAACAAGTTATGTGGAAAGTGCTTCTGGAGTTGCTGTCGGAGCAAGAACAGGTTTGGCTTCTATTATTACAGGTATTTGTTTTTTTATAACGATACCACTTATCCCCTTTCTATCAATATTAGGCTATAATGCGGGACCTGAATACTACGAGCAAATTGGAATGAAAGGGATTAATTTTAGTATGTATCCCACTGTAGCTCCTGCCCTAATAGTTATTGGCTTTTTAATGATGGGCAGTGTTAAAAGAATTTTATGGGAGAATATTTCAGAAGGTTTTCCCGCTTTTTTGACCATTATATTTATGGCATTTGGCTATGGAATAACAGAGGGAATAAGTATTAGTTGTATTTCTTATGTTGTTATAAAATGTCTACTCGGGAAACACCGTGAAATCAATATATGGATGTATCCCATTGCTATCGCATTTTTATTGAGATACATTTTCTTAAAATAA
- a CDS encoding TraR/DksA C4-type zinc finger protein, whose protein sequence is MKKKNVTSKGINKKDYKYFETLLLAERKKVIQNLTNLDTSDLVEENSGPGEDISDYAETGTDAFDIQIALSLASGESQQLQEIDDAIERIRNKTYGICEMCKEPIPRKRLEAIPHARFCVQCQSEYEKQQES, encoded by the coding sequence ATGAAGAAAAAAAATGTTACCTCAAAAGGTATAAATAAAAAAGATTACAAATACTTTGAAACATTGCTATTGGCAGAGAGAAAAAAAGTTATTCAGAATTTAACAAATCTGGATACGAGTGATTTGGTAGAAGAAAATTCAGGACCTGGGGAAGATATATCTGATTATGCGGAAACAGGTACCGATGCTTTTGATATACAAATTGCTCTCTCTCTGGCAAGCGGGGAATCTCAACAATTACAAGAAATTGATGACGCAATAGAAAGAATTAGAAATAAAACCTATGGTATATGTGAAATGTGTAAAGAGCCTATCCCACGAAAAAGATTAGAGGCTATTCCTCATGCTCGCTTTTGTGTGCAATGTCAAAGTGAGTATGAAAAACAGCAAGAATCATAA
- the lgt gene encoding prolipoprotein diacylglyceryl transferase has protein sequence MYPTIIEFGWLKIHSYGLCIAIAFLLSLHLTQRDARKRGIDPEIIQSEAIFALLAGIIGARVFHIIMFPYEYSITNPIGWIAIWQGGLVFQGALPFAFGYVFWAMRRRKVSFLLISDCAVPYLALGQGIGRIGCFFNGCCYGKPSNLPFAISFPEGCPVYQSYPGNNGWSLPVHPTQLYAVVGLVFLCVVLIYLRDEWNPFTGFTIPSYLFLHGLLRFINEFFRGDHNSTVLGFGVLSDQQMFCILEILLGIFLFWLLRTYHKIQQTSAEIQQSSKKKKK, from the coding sequence ATGTATCCCACAATTATAGAATTTGGTTGGCTTAAAATACACAGTTATGGTTTATGTATTGCCATAGCCTTTTTATTATCACTCCATCTCACACAACGCGATGCACGCAAACGAGGAATTGACCCGGAAATTATCCAGAGTGAAGCTATATTTGCTCTTCTTGCCGGTATCATAGGTGCTCGTGTTTTCCATATTATCATGTTTCCTTATGAATACTCCATTACCAATCCTATTGGGTGGATTGCTATATGGCAGGGTGGACTTGTTTTTCAAGGTGCTCTCCCCTTTGCCTTTGGTTATGTTTTTTGGGCTATGCGTCGAAGAAAAGTTTCTTTCCTATTAATATCGGATTGTGCCGTTCCTTACTTAGCATTAGGACAAGGAATAGGTAGGATAGGATGTTTTTTCAATGGTTGCTGTTATGGGAAACCTTCCAATCTTCCCTTTGCTATTTCTTTCCCAGAAGGTTGCCCTGTTTACCAGTCTTATCCTGGAAACAATGGATGGTCTCTTCCTGTTCATCCAACACAATTGTATGCTGTAGTAGGTCTCGTTTTTCTTTGTGTTGTATTGATATATCTTCGTGATGAATGGAATCCATTTACAGGTTTTACCATTCCCTCATATTTATTTTTACATGGATTACTTCGATTCATCAATGAATTTTTCCGTGGCGACCATAACTCTACTGTTTTAGGTTTTGGTGTTTTAAGCGACCAACAAATGTTTTGCATTCTGGAAATTTTACTGGGAATTTTCCTCTTCTGGTTATTACGGACCTATCACAAAATTCAACAAACTTCTGCAGAAATTCAACAAAGTTCCAAGAAAAAGAAAAAATAA
- the glgC gene encoding glucose-1-phosphate adenylyltransferase gives MEVSMKDVLAVLLAGGAGERLHPLTKNRAKPAVPFGGIYRIVDFTLSNCINSNCRRIQVLVQYKSNSLSRHIRNAWNIVHRELGEFIDIIPPQMRINDSWYRGTADAIYQNLYSIDQEDPKIVLVLAGDHIYKMDYQKMIRYHLEREAELTISALEVPIEEGNRFGIMQIDRNNKIIGFEEKPNNPKPIPDKPDKCLASMGIYVFNRDLLTNAVKEDAEKVNSDHDFGKNIIPRLIEKNNVYAYPFEDLNKKDIPYWRDVGTLDSYWEANMDLVEVTPLFNLYDREWPIRTVVPSRPPAKFVFADFGHRIGVALDSIVSPGCIISGGMVKRSVLSTDVRINSYAYVEESILFDGCNIGRHSKIRRAIIEKNVQIPDNTVIGYDLEEDSKKYRLTPTGVVVVEKPE, from the coding sequence ATGGAAGTATCAATGAAAGATGTACTCGCTGTATTGCTTGCCGGAGGAGCTGGAGAAAGGTTACATCCTCTGACAAAAAATAGAGCCAAACCTGCAGTTCCGTTTGGGGGTATTTATAGAATTGTGGACTTTACACTTTCTAATTGTATTAACTCAAACTGCAGAAGAATTCAGGTTCTTGTTCAATACAAATCAAATTCTCTTTCAAGACATATAAGAAATGCATGGAATATCGTCCATAGAGAATTAGGAGAATTTATAGATATTATCCCACCACAAATGCGAATAAATGACAGCTGGTATCGTGGAACAGCAGATGCTATTTATCAAAATTTATATTCCATAGACCAGGAAGACCCCAAGATAGTTCTTGTTTTGGCAGGAGACCATATTTATAAAATGGACTATCAAAAAATGATTCGTTACCACCTGGAAAGAGAAGCAGAGTTAACTATATCTGCCCTTGAAGTTCCAATTGAAGAAGGTAATCGTTTCGGAATTATGCAAATAGACAGAAACAATAAAATTATCGGATTTGAGGAAAAACCAAACAATCCAAAACCAATACCTGATAAACCCGATAAGTGCCTTGCTTCAATGGGGATATATGTATTTAATAGAGATTTGCTTACCAATGCTGTAAAAGAAGATGCTGAAAAAGTCAATTCCGACCATGATTTCGGAAAAAACATTATTCCAAGATTAATAGAGAAAAACAATGTGTATGCTTATCCTTTTGAAGATTTAAACAAAAAAGATATACCCTATTGGCGAGATGTTGGGACATTAGATAGCTACTGGGAAGCCAATATGGATTTAGTCGAAGTAACCCCTTTGTTTAATTTATATGACCGTGAATGGCCTATAAGAACAGTTGTTCCATCTCGACCTCCCGCAAAATTTGTCTTTGCTGATTTTGGACACCGTATCGGTGTAGCATTAGATTCTATTGTAAGTCCAGGATGTATTATTAGTGGAGGTATGGTTAAGAGAAGTGTCCTATCAACAGATGTCCGTATAAATAGTTATGCTTATGTCGAAGAATCTATCCTTTTTGATGGCTGCAACATAGGACGGCATTCAAAAATACGCCGTGCTATTATCGAAAAAAATGTTCAGATACCAGATAACACAGTTATTGGATATGACCTTGAAGAAGATTCTAAAAAATATCGTCTTACACCCACAGGTGTTGTAGTAGTCGAAAAACCAGAATAA
- a CDS encoding Crp/Fnr family transcriptional regulator — MQNLNERKEFDKIIENDSFFSHLSNEFKENIKRKIHLRTYDKNQIIYFPKEKITHVYIVHKGKIRITRVSENGKVVTFRHVITGDIFGDEALLSKKQREEYAEAITKSEVWLMPLMEFLKGKEENHIFAKLYEKKLLERAKEYEETFADSVFYSAINRVARKIIREIKREINPTKKLVITHQELANLLGIRRETITVCLKILEKEGFIEKKKGSIIIKNQINFENWIEKNNTIKGNH, encoded by the coding sequence ATGCAAAACCTAAATGAGAGAAAAGAGTTTGATAAGATAATTGAAAACGATAGTTTCTTTTCTCATTTATCAAACGAATTTAAAGAAAATATAAAAAGGAAAATTCATTTAAGAACATACGACAAAAATCAGATTATTTATTTCCCGAAAGAAAAAATTACACATGTCTATATCGTCCATAAAGGGAAAATTCGTATTACGAGAGTTAGTGAAAACGGGAAAGTAGTTACTTTTAGACATGTAATAACAGGAGATATATTTGGAGATGAAGCGTTATTAAGCAAAAAACAAAGGGAGGAATATGCAGAAGCAATTACAAAATCAGAGGTCTGGCTAATGCCTCTTATGGAATTCTTAAAAGGAAAAGAAGAAAATCATATATTTGCAAAACTTTATGAAAAAAAATTATTAGAGAGAGCTAAAGAATATGAAGAAACATTTGCAGATAGTGTTTTCTATAGTGCTATCAATCGAGTAGCAAGGAAAATAATTAGAGAAATAAAAAGGGAAATAAACCCGACTAAAAAGTTAGTTATTACTCATCAAGAATTGGCTAACTTATTAGGCATTCGTAGAGAAACCATCACCGTTTGTTTAAAGATTTTAGAAAAAGAAGGATTTATTGAGAAGAAAAAGGGTAGTATAATAATAAAAAATCAAATAAATTTTGAGAATTGGATAGAAAAAAATAATACAATAAAAGGAAATCACTAA